From one Lysinibacillus sp. G4S2 genomic stretch:
- a CDS encoding AAA family ATPase codes for MNYQQQKVKSIHFKRLKNLKDIQVSLEQPLTALMGTNGSGKSTILHALACCYKPIDDNLPNYKFSQFFTPTVDSIWQGSEFVLNHSYRNDKDHEEVETAYSKKSDRWTPRYERRVGRTVFYIGINTAVPIIEEEKAQSFINYQTQILEDDLSQKIKDKAGYIMNRDYSSYNLLNSKKKKYIGVEYNSIKYSSLSMSAGEQRVFYIISQIFNAPKYSLILIDEIDLLLHVSALKKLIKVIYERAEDKNLQIVFTTHSLDILNMIDFVKVYYLDNTLEKTLCLENINPDMIYEISGDRIRPIKVYVEDDLAEAIIASITESLKISRYVEIIKFGAAINAFSVASGLMISNKLSEEMIFVLDGDEYKTDEEKTKRIDETLTGTSKDSIEMRKQLKGKILQFNLPNDMKPESYLHKLLKELPQDNEITNYAKTIRKEEDTHKYVDEIIYGIGFSSKEVGLSKVIDTAKDHLEWDNFIEPIKNWLIETSIVNICE; via the coding sequence TTGAATTATCAACAACAAAAAGTGAAATCTATACACTTTAAAAGACTGAAAAATTTAAAAGATATACAAGTAAGTTTAGAACAGCCTCTGACAGCGTTAATGGGTACCAATGGTTCTGGAAAATCAACTATATTACATGCATTAGCTTGCTGCTACAAGCCTATTGATGATAACCTTCCTAACTACAAATTTAGTCAGTTTTTTACACCAACAGTAGACTCAATTTGGCAAGGAAGTGAGTTTGTCTTAAATCATTCGTATAGAAATGATAAGGATCATGAAGAAGTTGAAACTGCATATTCTAAAAAATCAGATAGATGGACACCTCGATATGAAAGACGGGTTGGCAGAACTGTTTTTTATATAGGTATTAATACAGCAGTTCCTATTATTGAGGAAGAAAAGGCACAAAGTTTTATTAATTATCAAACTCAGATTTTAGAAGATGATCTTTCCCAAAAAATTAAGGACAAGGCTGGTTATATAATGAACAGGGACTATAGTTCCTATAATTTATTGAATTCTAAAAAGAAAAAATACATAGGTGTCGAATATAATTCAATAAAATATTCATCTCTTAGTATGTCAGCAGGGGAGCAAAGAGTATTCTATATTATCTCGCAGATATTTAATGCTCCAAAATACTCATTAATTTTAATTGATGAAATCGATTTATTACTTCATGTATCTGCTTTAAAAAAATTAATAAAAGTAATATATGAAAGAGCAGAAGATAAGAATTTGCAAATAGTATTTACTACGCATAGTCTAGATATTTTAAACATGATAGATTTTGTGAAAGTATACTATTTGGACAATACTTTAGAGAAAACTTTATGTTTGGAGAATATAAATCCAGATATGATATATGAAATATCGGGGGATAGAATACGTCCAATTAAAGTTTATGTTGAAGACGATTTAGCAGAAGCCATTATTGCAAGTATTACAGAGTCATTAAAGATAAGTAGATATGTAGAAATTATAAAATTTGGTGCTGCAATAAATGCATTTTCTGTTGCTTCAGGTCTTATGATTTCCAATAAGTTAAGTGAAGAAATGATTTTTGTGTTAGATGGTGATGAATATAAAACAGATGAAGAAAAAACTAAACGTATTGATGAAACGCTTACAGGAACTAGTAAAGATAGTATAGAAATGCGTAAACAGCTAAAAGGAAAAATACTTCAATTCAATTTACCAAACGATATGAAGCCAGAATCTTATTTACATAAATTATTAAAAGAACTTCCTCAAGATAATGAAATAACTAATTATGCTAAGACTATTCGAAAAGAAGAAGATACTCATAAGTACGTTGATGAAATTATTTATGGAATAGGCTTCAGTAGTAAAGAAGTAGGCTTAAGTAAAGTTATTGACACAGCTAAAGATCATTTAGAGTGGGATAATTTTATTGAACCTATTAAGAATTGGCTCATAGAAACATCTATAGTTAATATTTGTGAGTAG
- a CDS encoding sterol desaturase family protein, translating to MKLKYFKEYFSYPDIVIMSCLFLISFGFMILHFTSIVILGAFILGMIMYSLAEYVTHRFLFHLKPPKNAFLLKMLKRLHYDHHAHPNELHLLFLPLWYSVPNIAIAAAIFYILSSSFVMTNAFIAGIMLFLLFYEWKHYIAHRPLQPISPWGRWMKKVHLWHHFKNENYWYGVTNPAYDYLMGTFKNQKDVAQSKTAKNLEKRGD from the coding sequence ATGAAATTGAAATATTTTAAAGAATATTTTTCCTACCCTGATATAGTAATCATGAGTTGTCTATTCCTCATTAGCTTTGGATTTATGATTCTACATTTTACCTCTATCGTAATTTTGGGTGCTTTTATTCTGGGAATGATTATGTATTCCTTAGCTGAGTATGTTACACACAGGTTTCTTTTTCATCTGAAACCACCAAAGAATGCATTTTTGTTAAAAATGCTTAAACGCTTACATTATGACCATCATGCACATCCGAATGAATTACATTTATTATTTTTACCCTTATGGTATAGTGTGCCAAACATTGCAATTGCAGCAGCCATTTTTTATATTCTTTCATCTAGCTTTGTAATGACAAACGCATTTATTGCAGGTATCATGCTCTTTTTATTATTTTATGAGTGGAAGCATTACATCGCCCATCGCCCTCTTCAGCCAATATCTCCATGGGGACGTTGGATGAAAAAGGTTCATTTATGGCATCATTTCAAAAATGAAAATTACTGGTATGGTGTTACGAATCCAGCCTATGACTATCTCATGGGTACCTTTAAAAACCAAAAGGATGTTGCCCAAAGTAAAACTGCTAAAAATCTAGAGAAACGCGGCGATTAG
- a CDS encoding TerD family protein, whose translation MNQFLQMGANAVLSSPKGNVTVSYEISNSIDISLTAFLLTDSDKVQGDSGIIFYNQPKSPSGVATLIPTEQVGNTKVHKINFDMSKVPEGITKIAITLTEDNSTGFSNVKNLKAEISTDNTIIQLTPSSFTNENGIVVLELYLRNGQTKARSIWRGFDSGLEGLCRNYGVEVENDEQNKPSEPKTIQKQISVEPDKTLTVSENKYKQNTLPSISLEKVKGKISLDKGQKPVIIDKTPEITATVSWKTGTDYDIYALVYTKNGKQIDVAMFGAKGTPPLRSFGNGAVEHMGDIRGNNRSTKTEVIKLRLNNDILAVVPVVYSAQSNGTGSFYRYKVSMSIDNHNGTSVTIVAKNANNNDRIYSCVPGILHNTHDGVIISPLELYSTPNSERRPKLKMGSSNMVEVIMDKGPINDYK comes from the coding sequence ATGAATCAATTTCTTCAGATGGGAGCAAATGCAGTTTTAAGTTCTCCAAAAGGCAATGTTACTGTTAGCTACGAAATTTCTAATTCGATAGATATTTCCTTAACAGCTTTCCTTTTGACTGATTCAGACAAGGTACAAGGAGATAGCGGGATTATATTTTATAATCAACCAAAGAGCCCTTCTGGTGTAGCTACGCTTATACCAACTGAGCAAGTAGGTAATACAAAAGTACATAAAATTAATTTTGATATGAGTAAAGTCCCGGAAGGTATTACTAAAATAGCGATCACTCTTACAGAGGATAATAGCACGGGATTTTCAAACGTAAAGAATTTAAAGGCCGAGATAAGTACCGATAATACGATTATCCAATTAACCCCATCTAGTTTCACAAATGAAAATGGAATCGTAGTATTAGAATTATATCTAAGGAATGGTCAGACAAAGGCAAGATCAATCTGGCGTGGATTTGATTCTGGGCTTGAAGGGTTATGTAGAAATTACGGAGTTGAGGTTGAAAATGATGAGCAAAACAAGCCTTCTGAACCTAAAACTATTCAAAAACAAATATCAGTAGAACCTGATAAGACTCTAACTGTTTCTGAAAATAAATATAAACAAAACACGTTGCCATCGATAAGCCTTGAAAAGGTAAAAGGGAAGATAAGTCTCGATAAAGGTCAAAAGCCAGTTATCATTGATAAAACACCAGAAATTACTGCTACGGTATCTTGGAAGACTGGGACAGATTATGATATATATGCCTTAGTCTATACAAAGAATGGAAAGCAGATAGATGTAGCTATGTTTGGGGCGAAAGGAACACCTCCCCTCAGAAGTTTTGGCAACGGGGCAGTGGAACATATGGGGGATATTAGGGGGAATAATCGATCAACTAAGACAGAAGTAATTAAATTAAGGTTAAATAATGATATTCTAGCAGTTGTTCCTGTGGTATATTCTGCCCAGTCAAATGGAACAGGCTCCTTCTACAGATACAAAGTGTCCATGAGTATAGATAATCATAATGGAACCTCCGTTACCATAGTCGCCAAGAATGCAAATAATAATGATAGAATCTATTCCTGTGTCCCCGGAATCCTACATAATACGCACGATGGAGTTATTATAAGTCCATTAGAGCTTTATAGTACACCGAACTCAGAGCGTAGACCTAAACTCAAGATGGGGTCCTCAAATATGGTAGAAGTTATAATGGATAAAGGACCAATAAATGATTACAAGTAG
- a CDS encoding alkaline phosphatase PhoX: MINNKLVKKGATLALALAITVPALAPAAVNAQENIKIESVKFNGMKAPSTIEEMVKTYTTATVDVKYSNGEVKTFPLSYNYLFKSEDKVATVKGEKIPAGTPIDVNGNPIKDPSSTDGEYFVSDAPDSNSLMLPINGKLYMVTHYEYQTIDAAGKSAYGLVPASMSLTELEQDKKTGELKPAKVEKIDFSAVNGLWIPCNGSLSPWNTHLGSEEYEPDARLFLDPTSKVRSQVETFSQFYFGDKAKANPYFYGYTPEITVEENGETSVVKHYSTGRISHELAKVMPDNKTVFYGDDGGNTGMFMYVADEAKDLSSGTLYAAKFKQTGVENGGSGDLEWINLGHATDKEVKDIIDSGITFNDIFETSDAPKEGFTAIKTYSNEGKVEYLKLKPGKEKAAAFLETRRYAAILGATTEFNKMEGLALNEKDKKVYIAISDQSKAMEKDSTGKDPADHIQLPKIKAGVTYQLDLQGGQKDSEGNAINSSYVAPSMSGLVVGEDLKEADSFGNTANVDKVASPDNLSYSESMRTLFIGEDSGAHTNNFVWAYNVDTKELDRVLSVPAGAESTGLFAADDRNGFSYIFSNFQHPGDEVEAKSITAVNKDELLKAVDEQIGINKTGGIGYISGLPSLTNMPEFTASDVLKVDKVTAKSKSVTGTTEKDATVQVYNGKILLGEAKANSKGKFTVKIKAQKAGTSLTVEAKDTAGNKIESTVIEVNSK, translated from the coding sequence ATGATTAATAACAAACTTGTGAAAAAAGGTGCTACTTTAGCACTTGCTCTAGCTATTACAGTTCCGGCTTTAGCACCGGCAGCAGTGAATGCTCAGGAAAATATAAAAATAGAGTCTGTAAAATTTAATGGAATGAAAGCACCATCTACTATTGAAGAAATGGTAAAAACGTATACAACCGCAACAGTTGACGTGAAATATAGCAATGGAGAAGTAAAAACATTTCCGTTGTCCTACAACTACCTATTTAAATCGGAAGATAAGGTAGCGACTGTTAAAGGGGAAAAAATCCCTGCAGGTACACCAATTGATGTAAACGGAAATCCAATTAAGGATCCGAGCAGCACAGACGGAGAATATTTTGTTTCCGATGCTCCGGATTCAAACAGCTTAATGCTACCTATTAATGGAAAACTTTATATGGTTACACATTATGAATATCAAACTATTGATGCTGCTGGTAAATCAGCATACGGTTTAGTTCCTGCATCTATGTCTTTAACTGAGTTGGAACAGGACAAAAAAACAGGTGAATTGAAACCTGCAAAAGTAGAAAAAATTGATTTTTCAGCAGTAAATGGACTTTGGATTCCATGTAACGGATCATTATCTCCTTGGAATACACATTTAGGTTCTGAAGAGTACGAACCAGATGCTCGACTTTTCTTAGATCCAACTTCGAAAGTAAGAAGTCAAGTTGAAACATTCTCTCAATTCTATTTTGGAGATAAAGCAAAGGCTAATCCTTATTTCTATGGATACACTCCTGAAATTACAGTAGAAGAGAACGGGGAAACATCAGTTGTAAAGCACTATAGTACAGGACGCATCTCTCATGAGTTAGCGAAAGTCATGCCGGATAACAAAACTGTTTTTTACGGGGATGATGGCGGTAATACAGGAATGTTTATGTATGTGGCCGACGAAGCAAAAGATTTATCATCAGGTACATTATATGCAGCTAAATTTAAACAAACTGGTGTTGAAAACGGTGGTTCTGGAGATTTAGAATGGATTAATTTAGGACATGCAACCGATAAAGAAGTGAAAGATATTATTGATAGCGGCATTACATTCAATGATATTTTTGAAACTTCAGATGCGCCTAAAGAAGGTTTTACAGCTATTAAAACATACTCAAATGAAGGGAAAGTTGAGTATTTAAAACTTAAACCTGGCAAAGAAAAAGCAGCGGCTTTCCTAGAAACTCGCCGTTACGCTGCCATTCTTGGTGCGACTACAGAATTTAACAAAATGGAAGGTCTAGCACTTAACGAAAAGGATAAGAAAGTATATATTGCAATTTCCGATCAAAGTAAGGCTATGGAAAAAGATTCAACAGGAAAGGACCCAGCAGACCATATTCAATTACCGAAAATTAAAGCTGGTGTAACGTATCAATTAGATTTGCAAGGTGGTCAAAAGGATAGCGAAGGAAATGCTATTAATAGCTCTTATGTAGCACCATCAATGTCTGGATTAGTTGTTGGTGAAGATTTAAAAGAAGCTGATTCATTTGGAAACACTGCAAATGTAGATAAAGTAGCTAGTCCAGATAACTTAAGTTACTCTGAATCAATGAGAACACTCTTTATTGGTGAAGATAGTGGAGCGCATACAAATAACTTCGTTTGGGCATATAATGTTGATACGAAAGAATTAGATCGTGTCTTATCTGTTCCAGCAGGAGCGGAATCAACTGGATTATTCGCTGCGGATGACCGCAATGGATTCTCATACATTTTCAGTAATTTCCAGCATCCAGGTGATGAAGTAGAAGCTAAGTCAATTACAGCTGTTAATAAAGATGAATTACTTAAAGCTGTTGACGAACAAATTGGTATTAACAAAACAGGTGGTATTGGTTATATCTCTGGTCTGCCTTCTTTAACAAATATGCCAGAATTCACTGCATCTGATGTTCTTAAAGTAGATAAAGTAACAGCAAAATCTAAATCAGTTACAGGTACAACTGAAAAAGATGCTACTGTTCAAGTCTATAATGGGAAAATATTATTAGGGGAAGCAAAAGCAAATTCAAAAGGGAAATTCACTGTGAAGATTAAAGCCCAAAAAGCAGGCACAAGCCTAACTGTTGAGGCTAAAGACACGGCTGGAAACAAAATTGAATCAACAGTCATAGAAGTTAATTCTAAATAA
- a CDS encoding Fic family protein translates to MFEQIDLKKQQLDAKRPLPKYTVQSLREKLFLEWTYNSNAIEGNTLTINETKVVLEGITVGGKTMREHLEVINHRDAISYVEDIVRKEELFSEWQIKNLHRLVLKGIDDGYAGVYRDQQVFISGAVHTPPLPFKIQEQMDALISWYDGEAQALHPIVRGAMLHAIFVGIHPFIDGNGRTSRLLLNLELMKSGYPPIIIRVENRLAYYNALDKAHTTEDYGDFVKLVAKEVEASLDLYLSGV, encoded by the coding sequence ATGTTCGAACAAATTGACTTAAAAAAGCAGCAGCTGGATGCCAAACGACCACTGCCTAAATATACAGTCCAAAGCCTACGAGAGAAATTATTTTTAGAATGGACATACAACTCAAACGCAATCGAAGGCAATACTTTAACGATTAACGAAACAAAAGTAGTTCTTGAAGGCATTACAGTCGGTGGCAAAACGATGCGAGAGCATTTAGAAGTTATTAACCACCGAGATGCAATTTCTTATGTTGAAGATATTGTCCGAAAAGAAGAGCTGTTTTCAGAGTGGCAAATAAAAAATCTACACCGCTTAGTATTAAAAGGAATCGATGATGGTTATGCAGGTGTCTATCGTGATCAGCAGGTGTTTATTTCGGGTGCTGTTCATACACCACCGCTGCCTTTCAAAATTCAGGAGCAAATGGATGCTTTAATAAGTTGGTACGATGGGGAAGCACAAGCATTACATCCAATCGTTCGTGGTGCGATGTTACATGCGATTTTTGTTGGAATTCACCCATTCATTGATGGAAATGGTCGTACATCAAGATTGTTATTAAATTTAGAGTTAATGAAATCGGGCTATCCACCAATTATTATTCGAGTAGAAAATCGATTGGCGTATTACAATGCTTTAGACAAAGCACATACGACAGAGGATTATGGGGACTTTGTTAAGCTTGTTGCGAAGGAAGTTGAGGCTTCGTTAGATTTATATTTGAGTGGCGTATAA
- a CDS encoding GAF domain-containing sensor histidine kinase produces the protein MLSDQARYSRLANITKIINTKLELREVLQRVTMAISEEIVQCNAVGIFLPQEDGTFRGFAGKPETINGVALDTQVIDPEIDILAKEVIETKKTIYIPDTSKDHRLDTRPVYAFKIKSLLVLPISFGQELFGLVFLFDYGAPKNLTDSEIQSVEAYVNMAAVAIQNANNLTQKETLIAEKQLLLNVTRDLSMCSSIQESFDKCFFYLGQILESKNMAVHLLDPLDKTTIKTTKLSKDCEWTEADWMEKSYEAKIHEVIQTKNIDSKGLLMIPLVSMGEVLGVIVGGKEEKAHNYDNSQIQLAKSIVDATAPTFSNLLYMDQLESMVEERTRELAAANEKVTSVIESITDGFFTLNNKWEFTYVNKHQYFPQRKTAKDVLGKNIWGVFPSSVDTVMYKEFHRAMSERTTVHFEFLSTSDEYWHEVIAYPYDNGICCIFKNITEKKQYAKELKRLSNIDLIGQMAAGISHEIRNPMTTVRGLLQLLKEENTYEKHNMYFNLMIEELDRANSIITEFLSTGNTRKSDLQMLDLNSIIHDIFPLIKIDVYNQNKYIQVDTNDIPELLLNRNEIRQLLINLYRNGLEAMSTGKVLTISTYKEGKNCVVLAVRDQGKGIRPEVLEKLGTPFYTTKDNGTGLGLGVCYAIAARHNAKIEIQTGSEGTIFLVKFNYENNEQ, from the coding sequence ATGTTAAGTGATCAGGCGAGATATTCTAGGCTCGCGAATATTACAAAAATAATAAATACAAAATTAGAACTACGTGAAGTATTGCAGCGTGTAACAATGGCGATATCAGAGGAGATTGTTCAATGCAACGCTGTTGGAATTTTTTTACCCCAGGAAGATGGAACATTTAGAGGGTTTGCAGGAAAACCAGAGACTATAAATGGCGTAGCACTCGATACTCAGGTAATTGATCCTGAAATAGACATACTGGCAAAAGAAGTTATTGAAACCAAAAAAACCATCTATATCCCTGATACCTCAAAGGATCATCGGCTGGATACGAGACCAGTTTATGCGTTCAAAATTAAGTCCTTATTAGTACTGCCTATCTCATTTGGGCAAGAGTTATTTGGTCTGGTTTTTTTATTTGATTATGGAGCTCCAAAGAACTTAACAGATTCAGAAATTCAAAGTGTTGAAGCTTATGTAAATATGGCTGCCGTCGCAATTCAAAACGCAAATAATTTAACACAAAAGGAAACCCTTATTGCCGAGAAGCAGCTGTTACTAAATGTTACCCGTGATTTATCAATGTGTTCCTCGATACAGGAGAGTTTTGATAAATGTTTTTTTTACTTAGGACAGATTTTAGAGAGTAAAAACATGGCTGTCCACCTTTTAGACCCGCTAGACAAAACAACGATTAAAACAACGAAGTTAAGCAAGGACTGTGAATGGACAGAAGCGGATTGGATGGAGAAAAGCTATGAAGCCAAGATCCATGAGGTTATTCAAACAAAAAATATAGATAGTAAGGGTCTACTGATGATTCCATTGGTTTCAATGGGAGAAGTATTAGGGGTAATCGTTGGTGGCAAAGAGGAAAAAGCTCACAATTACGATAATTCCCAAATTCAACTGGCTAAATCTATCGTTGATGCCACAGCTCCTACGTTTTCAAACTTGTTATATATGGATCAACTTGAAAGCATGGTGGAAGAGCGAACGAGAGAACTAGCTGCCGCTAATGAAAAAGTTACAAGTGTGATTGAAAGTATTACGGATGGATTCTTTACTTTGAATAATAAATGGGAATTTACGTACGTAAATAAGCATCAATATTTTCCACAAAGAAAAACAGCAAAAGATGTATTAGGCAAGAATATATGGGGGGTTTTCCCGAGTAGCGTTGACACAGTTATGTATAAGGAGTTTCATCGTGCAATGTCAGAGCGAACTACAGTTCATTTCGAATTTCTTTCTACCTCTGATGAATATTGGCACGAAGTTATTGCATACCCGTATGATAATGGTATTTGTTGTATTTTTAAAAACATAACGGAAAAAAAGCAATATGCGAAGGAATTGAAAAGGTTATCCAACATAGATTTAATAGGGCAAATGGCAGCGGGTATCAGCCATGAGATTAGAAATCCAATGACAACAGTACGAGGATTGTTGCAGTTATTAAAAGAAGAGAACACCTATGAGAAACATAATATGTACTTTAATTTAATGATTGAAGAACTTGACCGTGCCAATTCTATTATTACTGAATTTCTCTCAACGGGTAATACAAGGAAATCGGATTTGCAGATGTTAGATTTAAATTCAATTATCCATGATATTTTTCCTTTAATAAAGATTGATGTGTATAATCAAAATAAATATATTCAAGTCGATACAAATGACATTCCGGAATTACTTTTAAATCGTAATGAGATACGGCAATTATTAATAAACCTATACCGTAATGGCTTAGAAGCGATGAGCACAGGGAAAGTTCTAACCATTAGCACCTACAAGGAAGGTAAAAATTGTGTGGTACTTGCAGTGCGGGATCAAGGAAAAGGTATCAGGCCTGAAGTATTAGAGAAACTGGGTACTCCATTTTACACGACCAAAGATAATGGAACTGGATTGGGGTTAGGCGTATGTTATGCCATTGCTGCCCGTCATAATGCAAAAATAGAAATTCAAACAGGATCGGAAGGCACTATCTTTTTAGTTAAATTTAATTATGAAAATAATGAACAATAA
- a CDS encoding leucine-rich repeat domain-containing protein → MEFIKLNCPNCNGKIEYKEEQSFKCPFCETEIMLKENKVYYVDQTINNYYGTASENKATRPKQNLKSLLIIPVVILCLFLGYFLLSDNQTEYGNHEKIPVRKMPESEVLLFFLKDIFDKGEAMPTKEEIASIRYLKAYYSEGQWHFDYSLDDPFTNKQAKISNYIIMDKLLNTQKIEQKDFEAFTGLTVLNLMGDYEISQSENVSFRHLEGLKSYTGSFNESFSKIAEYFSDKSNIEELSIQIRSNDELALLLEFPNLQSLEISYYSETVTDFPLLNKLPLKSLSLKSADDLKWLSSLTDLESLAIDMSEATDFSSFYSLNQLQELKLTSVRNLKTLDFIQNMPNLQSLDLENMDITNLERLRNKSSLTKLRLSNLYKLELLDIVNSLTSLTDLSITGYSGDVSPIVASHLKKAELESSFIPKIEAPALKDLTVYISGEKSSFNGAKLLKYPQLEQLTTMESGEFTGVSSLNRLPNLQTINLNETTFYEETSELFNLQHVKTLNCNKCKFQINSQNSFNNKLEHLTLNDAYFQIDNGDWVNEVDKVMPYFAGFSALRSFTMQDSSLQSLGFMENWQQIEVLHLENNAISNVEPLVSLPNLKKLYILGNQVQNKSVLDNRIVIY, encoded by the coding sequence GTGGAATTCATTAAATTAAATTGTCCGAATTGTAATGGGAAAATTGAATATAAAGAGGAACAATCATTTAAATGTCCTTTTTGTGAAACTGAAATAATGTTGAAAGAGAATAAAGTCTATTATGTTGATCAGACGATTAATAATTATTATGGTACAGCTTCTGAGAATAAAGCTACACGTCCAAAACAGAATTTAAAATCGCTATTAATTATACCGGTTGTAATCCTTTGTTTATTCCTTGGCTATTTTCTTTTGAGCGACAATCAAACTGAATACGGTAACCATGAGAAAATACCTGTCCGGAAAATGCCTGAAAGCGAAGTTCTTTTATTCTTTTTAAAAGATATTTTTGATAAAGGTGAAGCAATGCCAACTAAAGAAGAAATCGCAAGTATCCGTTATTTGAAGGCATACTATTCTGAAGGTCAATGGCATTTTGATTACAGTCTGGACGATCCGTTTACAAATAAGCAAGCCAAAATTTCGAACTATATTATTATGGATAAGTTATTAAATACACAAAAAATCGAACAAAAAGATTTTGAAGCCTTTACTGGTCTGACGGTATTGAATTTGATGGGCGATTATGAAATATCACAAAGTGAAAATGTAAGCTTCCGACATCTGGAAGGTTTGAAAAGCTATACAGGTAGCTTTAATGAATCATTTAGTAAAATTGCTGAATACTTTAGCGATAAGTCTAATATTGAAGAGCTCTCTATTCAAATTCGAAGTAATGATGAACTTGCTTTATTATTGGAGTTTCCTAATCTTCAATCACTTGAAATTTCGTATTACAGCGAGACGGTTACAGACTTCCCTCTTCTGAATAAACTACCATTAAAATCATTGTCTTTAAAATCTGCCGATGATTTGAAGTGGTTGTCTTCATTAACTGATTTAGAGTCGTTAGCAATAGATATGAGTGAAGCGACAGATTTTAGCTCGTTCTATTCACTGAATCAATTACAAGAATTGAAGCTTACATCGGTAAGAAATTTAAAAACGCTTGATTTTATACAAAACATGCCCAATCTGCAATCGCTTGATCTTGAAAATATGGATATTACGAATTTAGAACGCCTTAGAAATAAGTCTTCATTGACAAAGCTACGTTTATCTAATCTTTATAAATTAGAATTACTTGATATTGTGAACAGCCTGACTTCACTGACCGATTTATCGATAACTGGTTATAGTGGTGATGTGTCACCGATTGTAGCATCCCATTTAAAAAAAGCGGAATTAGAAAGCTCTTTCATACCTAAGATAGAGGCACCTGCTTTAAAAGATTTGACTGTTTATATAAGTGGAGAGAAGTCGTCTTTCAATGGAGCAAAATTACTGAAATACCCACAGCTAGAACAACTTACAACGATGGAGTCTGGCGAGTTTACAGGTGTTAGTTCTTTAAATCGTCTGCCAAATCTGCAAACAATAAATTTAAATGAGACAACTTTTTATGAAGAGACGAGTGAATTATTCAATTTACAGCATGTAAAAACGTTAAATTGTAATAAGTGTAAGTTTCAAATTAATAGTCAAAATTCGTTTAACAACAAACTGGAACATTTAACTTTGAATGATGCATATTTTCAAATAGACAATGGTGACTGGGTGAACGAAGTTGATAAGGTTATGCCTTACTTTGCTGGCTTTTCTGCTTTGCGTTCATTCACTATGCAAGATAGTTCACTACAATCATTAGGTTTTATGGAAAATTGGCAACAAATTGAGGTGCTTCATTTGGAGAATAACGCTATTTCAAATGTAGAGCCTTTAGTGAGTTTGCCCAATTTGAAAAAGCTATATATTTTAGGAAATCAGGTGCAAAATAAATCTGTTCTAGACAATAGAATTGTGATTTATTGA
- a CDS encoding GntR family transcriptional regulator, with amino-acid sequence MKEKERSSDKIENELIRSILTGVYSVGSTLPPERELAKKFGVGRPTIREALQRLGRGGWITGRKGMPAIVNDYWRNGNLSTLVNIVENHHTITDEFIMYLLELRSSLTPTYIRDAVTFNQPKVVALLANLEQLKDSPESYAAFDWELQKKCAGLAVNPIYLLILNSFDSIYLDMAKRFFSVQDHRGLSFNYYHDLLKAALKGDAMEAERLSKTTMEKSLALWRDRKK; translated from the coding sequence TTGAAAGAAAAGGAACGCTCCTCAGATAAAATTGAGAATGAATTAATTAGATCCATATTGACCGGTGTTTATTCTGTAGGAAGTACTTTACCGCCGGAAAGAGAGCTCGCAAAAAAATTTGGTGTTGGTCGTCCAACTATTCGGGAGGCACTTCAACGTTTAGGAAGGGGTGGATGGATAACAGGAAGAAAAGGAATGCCTGCGATTGTTAATGATTATTGGCGCAATGGGAATTTATCGACACTTGTTAATATTGTTGAGAATCATCATACCATTACAGATGAATTTATCATGTACTTATTAGAATTAAGAAGTTCTTTGACTCCGACTTATATTCGTGATGCTGTTACGTTTAATCAACCTAAAGTGGTTGCTCTCCTTGCCAATCTAGAGCAGCTTAAAGATAGTCCAGAAAGCTATGCAGCATTTGATTGGGAGTTACAAAAAAAATGTGCTGGCCTTGCTGTCAATCCAATCTATCTACTCATTTTAAATAGCTTCGATTCCATTTATTTAGATATGGCGAAAAGATTTTTTTCTGTACAAGACCATCGTGGGTTGTCCTTCAACTATTATCATGACTTATTAAAAGCTGCATTAAAGGGAGATGCAATGGAAGCGGAAAGGTTGTCTAAGACAACAATGGAGAAAAGCTTGGCTCTTTGGAGAGATAGAAAAAAATAA